Proteins from a single region of Rubeoparvulum massiliense:
- the purN gene encoding phosphoribosylglycinamide formyltransferase, which yields MRVAIFASGNGSNFAHLVEHFRGHAKVDIVLLICDRAGAYVLERAEALQIPSICIRPKEFANKSEYELAIIQQLEAYAVDWIVLAGYMRLVGPTLLHRYSHRIINLHPALLPAFPGKDAIEQAYSYGVKVTGVTVHYVDEGMDTGPIILQEAVPIVEGESLEALSEKIHEVEHRLLPKAVELLATSEVQCQGRRVHLNSSKTIEGEKSSR from the coding sequence ATGAGAGTTGCCATCTTTGCCTCGGGAAATGGTAGTAACTTCGCTCACCTCGTTGAACATTTTCGAGGGCACGCCAAGGTGGACATCGTTCTGCTCATCTGTGATCGGGCAGGCGCTTATGTCCTAGAACGAGCGGAGGCATTACAGATTCCTAGCATCTGCATTCGACCGAAGGAGTTTGCAAACAAGAGTGAATATGAGCTGGCAATCATTCAACAGCTCGAAGCGTATGCGGTAGACTGGATTGTTCTTGCAGGCTATATGAGACTCGTAGGTCCTACTCTCCTTCACCGCTATTCCCATCGCATCATTAATCTTCATCCCGCTTTATTACCAGCCTTTCCAGGCAAGGATGCCATTGAACAGGCCTATTCCTATGGGGTGAAAGTGACGGGAGTAACGGTCCACTATGTGGATGAGGGGATGGATACCGGTCCAATTATTCTCCAAGAGGCGGTTCCCATTGTAGAGGGAGAGAGTCTCGAAGCGTTGTCGGAGAAAATTCATGAGGTGGAACATCGTCTCCTACCTAAGGCTGTGGAGCTATTAGCTACCAGTGAGGTTCAATGCCAAGGGAGACGAGTTCATCTTAATTCAAGCAAAACAATAGAGGGGGAGAAATCATCAAGATGA
- the purB gene encoding adenylosuccinate lyase, which produces MFQPISPLDGRYAEQLAAVGDTFSEWALMKHRVQVEVEWLIYLSRHEGIEQVRALSQDEESFLRALVTEFDDAMYERIKEIEETTRHDMKAVEYFIKEQMKATTLLDMNEFVHFACTSEDINNLAYALMLKEGVARVWLPQAIRLETAVAQLAEEYKDIPMLARTHGQPATPTTLGKELAIFVYRWQRQRRYVEAQEYLGKLNGATGNYNAHVVAYPEVDWEQAGQQFVEHLGLTYNPLTTQIESHDYVAELFHTMARYNQILLDFNRDIWTYISMNYLKLKVVAGQVGSSTMPHKVNPINFENSEANVGISNALLLHLAEKLPVSRMQRDLSDSSALRNMGVAIGHSYLAMQSAIRGVQDLSANEEQLLQDLDHNWEVLAEPIQTVMRKHGLPNPYEQLKALTRGQRVTQEMLKQFIRELPLPVEEIQRLLQLTPAKYIGVAPQLVRHIQKSMLK; this is translated from the coding sequence ATGTTTCAACCTATCTCACCATTAGATGGACGTTATGCTGAACAGCTTGCTGCCGTAGGCGATACCTTCTCAGAATGGGCCTTGATGAAGCATCGGGTTCAGGTAGAGGTGGAATGGCTCATCTATCTCTCTCGTCATGAAGGGATCGAGCAAGTGCGCGCCCTTAGCCAAGACGAAGAGAGCTTTCTCCGCGCCTTGGTTACAGAGTTCGATGATGCCATGTATGAACGGATTAAAGAGATCGAAGAGACTACACGGCATGATATGAAAGCCGTGGAGTACTTTATCAAAGAACAGATGAAGGCCACCACACTCCTAGATATGAATGAATTTGTCCATTTTGCATGTACATCAGAGGATATCAATAATCTGGCCTATGCCCTCATGTTGAAGGAGGGGGTGGCACGAGTTTGGCTACCACAAGCGATCCGCTTAGAGACCGCCGTAGCACAATTGGCGGAGGAGTATAAGGATATCCCCATGCTAGCGCGCACCCATGGGCAGCCTGCAACACCGACTACACTAGGTAAGGAATTGGCCATCTTTGTTTATCGCTGGCAGCGCCAACGTCGTTATGTTGAAGCGCAGGAGTATCTCGGTAAGCTGAACGGCGCCACCGGGAACTATAATGCCCATGTGGTTGCCTATCCTGAAGTAGATTGGGAGCAGGCAGGTCAGCAATTTGTCGAGCACCTTGGTTTAACCTATAATCCACTTACGACACAGATTGAATCCCATGATTATGTGGCTGAGCTCTTTCATACCATGGCTCGCTATAATCAGATTTTGCTCGATTTCAATCGTGATATTTGGACCTATATCTCCATGAACTACCTGAAATTAAAGGTGGTTGCAGGGCAGGTAGGCTCCTCTACCATGCCTCATAAGGTGAATCCCATTAACTTTGAAAATTCCGAAGCCAATGTTGGCATTAGTAATGCTCTTCTCCTTCACCTGGCAGAAAAATTACCTGTCTCACGGATGCAGCGGGATTTAAGTGATTCCTCTGCGCTGCGCAATATGGGTGTGGCTATCGGCCATTCCTATCTCGCCATGCAGTCCGCCATTCGCGGTGTACAGGACTTATCAGCCAATGAGGAGCAATTATTACAAGACTTAGACCATAACTGGGAGGTGTTGGCTGAACCGATTCAAACCGTAATGCGCAAGCATGGCTTACCCAATCCTTATGAGCAATTGAAGGCATTAACAAGGGGACAGCGCGTGACACAAGAGATGCTGAAGCAATTTATTCGTGAACTTCCCTTACCAGTGGAAGAGATCCAGCGCCTATTACAATTAACACCAGCCAAGTATATCGGTGTGGCACCACAATTGGTACGTCATATTCAGAAATCAATGTTGAAATAA
- the purM gene encoding phosphoribosylformylglycinamidine cyclo-ligase: MKDAYKEAGVDITAGNEAVERMKQHVERTRRPEVLQGLGGFGGLFQLNLAKYRQPVLVSGTDGVGTKLKVAYAMDRADTVGIDLVAMCVNDVVVQGAEPLFFLDYIGIGKVEPTQIEGIVKGIADGCQQAGCSLIGGETAEMPGIYQEGEYDLAGFAVGIVEKDQMIDGSTIEVGDQVLALPSTGVHSNGFSLVRYLLEKHGISYQEYVPELSGVVGDVLLTPTRIYVPEVLQLVDKVNVKGLAHITGGGIIENIPRVLPAGVSVRLNRNAWPIPPIFTWLQQLGELSDHEMYRTFNMGVGMVIIVAPADVARVQEMAKAWNEEVYHIGEVIPGQGEVELGGAAQ, from the coding sequence ATGAAAGACGCATATAAAGAGGCAGGTGTAGATATCACTGCTGGTAATGAAGCTGTGGAACGGATGAAGCAGCACGTGGAGAGAACTCGTCGTCCTGAGGTCCTTCAAGGCTTGGGTGGGTTCGGTGGTCTCTTCCAGCTCAATCTCGCAAAATATCGCCAACCTGTGTTGGTATCGGGTACGGATGGTGTGGGTACGAAATTAAAGGTCGCCTATGCCATGGATCGTGCCGATACGGTGGGTATTGACCTGGTGGCCATGTGTGTCAATGATGTTGTGGTACAGGGTGCTGAACCCCTCTTCTTCTTAGACTATATCGGGATCGGTAAGGTGGAGCCCACCCAGATCGAAGGGATCGTGAAAGGGATCGCAGATGGCTGTCAGCAAGCAGGCTGCTCCTTAATCGGTGGCGAGACCGCTGAGATGCCAGGCATTTATCAGGAAGGAGAGTATGACCTTGCTGGATTTGCAGTAGGAATCGTGGAGAAGGATCAGATGATCGATGGCTCCACCATTGAGGTGGGTGACCAAGTACTCGCACTACCCTCCACGGGGGTACACTCCAATGGCTTCTCCCTCGTTCGTTATCTCTTGGAGAAGCATGGGATCTCTTACCAAGAGTATGTACCAGAACTCTCCGGTGTGGTAGGTGATGTACTACTTACACCGACACGGATCTATGTACCAGAGGTATTGCAGCTGGTTGACAAGGTGAATGTAAAAGGTCTTGCTCACATTACCGGTGGTGGCATCATCGAGAATATTCCCCGTGTACTACCAGCAGGTGTCTCTGTTCGTTTGAATCGAAATGCATGGCCGATTCCACCGATTTTCACATGGCTTCAACAATTGGGAGAGCTATCTGACCATGAGATGTATCGGACCTTTAACATGGGTGTAGGCATGGTGATTATTGTAGCACCTGCGGATGTGGCACGTGTTCAAGAGATGGCGAAGGCGTGGAATGAGGAGGTCTACCACATCGGTGAAGTGATCCCTGGTCAAGGAGAGGTGGAACTGGGAGGGGCAGCGCAATGA
- the purH gene encoding bifunctional phosphoribosylaminoimidazolecarboxamide formyltransferase/IMP cyclohydrolase has translation MKMKRALLSVSDKRGLIPFAQGLINQGFELISTGGTYRQLHEAGIAVKEVAEITQFPEMLDGRVKTLHPRIHAGLLAIRNNEEHMAALQEHQIEPIDLVVVNLYPFKATIAKPGVTLEEAIEQIDIGGPSMLRAAAKNYQDVTVICDPNDYEELLQALEAGEVSLELRRKYATKVFRHTAAYDAIISQYLNQQVGEALPDQLTLTWEKVEELRYGENPHQQAAFYRLPFPANRTLAAAKQLHGKALSYNNLQDANAAWRMVSHVEKPAVVAVKHMNPCGFAMGKNLLEAYLGAYEADPVSIFGGIIATNQVVDGETAAKMKEIFLEIILAPSFTEEALEILQTKKNLRLLEMGSATEEGFTPLQEWQLTAVRGGILVQEWDEGRVNVHDAQVVTERKPSEEEYQQLQIGWEIVKHVKSNAIVLVKDGRTVGIGAGQMNRVGSAKIAIEQAGELTKGAILASDAFFPMPDTLEAAAAAGITAIVQPGGSIRDQDSIDAANQHGIAMIFTGMRHFKH, from the coding sequence ATCAAGATGAAACGTGCATTGCTCAGTGTGTCGGATAAACGAGGACTGATTCCTTTTGCCCAAGGTCTGATCAACCAAGGATTCGAACTAATCTCTACAGGAGGAACCTATCGCCAACTGCATGAAGCAGGGATTGCTGTCAAAGAGGTGGCTGAGATTACTCAGTTTCCTGAGATGCTGGATGGGCGGGTTAAAACCCTCCACCCTCGAATCCACGCTGGGTTGTTAGCGATTCGTAATAATGAGGAGCATATGGCTGCTTTACAAGAACACCAGATCGAACCCATTGATCTGGTCGTAGTCAATCTCTATCCATTCAAGGCTACCATCGCCAAGCCAGGAGTGACTCTTGAAGAAGCCATTGAACAGATTGATATCGGTGGTCCTTCCATGTTACGAGCTGCTGCTAAGAACTATCAAGATGTGACGGTCATCTGTGATCCGAATGATTATGAGGAGCTCCTGCAAGCCCTTGAGGCAGGTGAGGTCTCCCTCGAATTGCGTCGGAAGTACGCTACGAAGGTATTCCGTCATACTGCTGCTTATGATGCCATTATCTCACAATATCTCAATCAACAGGTGGGTGAAGCCCTTCCTGATCAATTGACGTTGACTTGGGAGAAGGTGGAGGAGCTACGCTATGGGGAAAATCCTCATCAGCAAGCAGCATTCTATCGCTTGCCCTTCCCAGCGAACCGAACCTTGGCTGCTGCCAAGCAATTACATGGGAAAGCCCTCTCCTACAATAACCTACAGGATGCGAATGCTGCTTGGCGCATGGTTTCCCATGTTGAAAAGCCAGCGGTGGTTGCCGTTAAACATATGAATCCATGTGGATTTGCCATGGGTAAAAATCTATTGGAAGCCTATCTAGGTGCCTATGAGGCTGATCCGGTCTCCATCTTTGGTGGGATCATCGCCACTAATCAGGTGGTAGATGGGGAAACAGCAGCCAAGATGAAGGAGATCTTCCTTGAGATTATCTTGGCGCCTAGCTTTACGGAAGAAGCGTTGGAGATTCTCCAAACCAAGAAGAACTTACGTCTTCTAGAGATGGGCTCCGCCACAGAGGAAGGATTTACACCATTACAGGAATGGCAATTGACTGCAGTTCGCGGTGGAATCCTTGTTCAAGAATGGGATGAGGGTCGTGTCAATGTTCATGACGCACAGGTGGTTACGGAGCGGAAGCCTAGTGAAGAAGAGTACCAACAACTGCAGATTGGCTGGGAGATTGTGAAGCATGTGAAGTCTAATGCCATCGTCCTCGTTAAGGATGGACGTACTGTTGGGATCGGGGCAGGACAGATGAATCGCGTTGGCTCAGCGAAGATTGCCATTGAGCAGGCAGGTGAGCTAACCAAGGGTGCGATTTTGGCATCTGATGCCTTCTTCCCCATGCCTGATACATTAGAAGCAGCAGCTGCGGCAGGCATTACTGCTATCGTTCAACCAGGTGGTTCTATTCGTGACCAAGATTCCATTGATGCGGCCAACCAACATGGTATTGCCATGATCTTCACTGGTATGCGCCATTTCAAGCATTAA
- the purK gene encoding 5-(carboxyamino)imidazole ribonucleotide synthase: MTILKNNHEAYLPGSTIGILGGGQLGRMIALEGRKMGYRFVTLDPTEDSPCGQVADEQIIAPYDDLDAAKELATCSDLVTYEFENVSAPVTELLAKLTDVPQGAQLLANTQDRLREKAMLQQHGIRVAPYAPVSTLEELHQAAAIIGYPLVLKTTTGGYDGKGQELVKEVTELESAFSALFDGATPLVAEAWLPLTKELSVIVARNRRGEISTFPVAENEHRHHILHASIVPARVPQEVATEAEDIAHHLADAIQLVGLLAVEFFYVEGEGLFVNELAPRPHNSGHYTYDAAVTSQFEQHVRAICNLPLGEARLLTPVVMVNILGQHVEALWECIPTLPNNVKIHWYGKAEVKVNRKMGHLTFLGQTTDELLTQIDNLPIWKGE, translated from the coding sequence ATGACCATTTTGAAGAATAATCACGAGGCATATCTGCCTGGTTCAACCATTGGGATTTTAGGTGGCGGTCAGCTCGGTCGCATGATCGCCTTAGAAGGTCGCAAGATGGGGTATCGTTTTGTCACGCTGGATCCAACGGAGGATTCACCCTGCGGACAAGTGGCTGATGAGCAAATTATCGCACCCTATGATGATTTAGATGCGGCTAAGGAATTGGCAACCTGCAGTGATCTGGTCACCTATGAATTTGAAAATGTTTCTGCTCCAGTGACGGAGCTTTTAGCCAAGCTAACGGATGTACCACAAGGTGCCCAGCTCTTGGCCAATACACAGGATCGTTTACGGGAAAAAGCCATGTTACAACAGCACGGAATTCGTGTAGCTCCCTATGCTCCCGTCTCTACCTTAGAGGAGTTGCATCAAGCAGCAGCAATCATTGGTTATCCGCTGGTCTTAAAGACCACTACAGGAGGCTATGATGGCAAGGGGCAAGAGCTGGTGAAGGAAGTAACTGAACTAGAGTCGGCCTTCTCCGCTCTTTTTGATGGTGCAACGCCTTTAGTAGCCGAAGCATGGCTTCCACTGACCAAAGAATTATCTGTGATTGTTGCTCGTAATCGTCGAGGGGAGATCAGTACATTCCCAGTGGCAGAGAATGAGCATCGTCACCACATTCTTCATGCCTCCATCGTTCCTGCTCGTGTCCCACAGGAGGTGGCAACAGAGGCAGAAGATATAGCTCACCACTTGGCGGATGCCATTCAATTGGTTGGCCTTTTGGCCGTGGAATTCTTCTATGTGGAAGGCGAAGGGCTCTTCGTAAATGAATTGGCTCCTCGTCCCCATAATTCTGGCCATTATACGTATGATGCTGCCGTTACTTCCCAATTTGAACAGCATGTTCGTGCTATCTGCAATCTTCCCTTAGGAGAGGCGAGACTACTCACACCAGTGGTCATGGTGAATATTCTCGGTCAGCATGTGGAGGCGCTTTGGGAGTGCATTCCCACCTTACCTAACAATGTAAAAATCCATTGGTATGGTAAGGCTGAGGTGAAGGTGAATCGAAAAATGGGACATCTCACCTTTCTTGGACAAACTACAGATGAGCTCTTAACGCAAATTGATAATCTCCCCATATGGAAAGGAGAATAA
- the purD gene encoding phosphoribosylamine--glycine ligase, with the protein MKVLIVGSGGREHTLAWACKQSPLVEELFVAPGNAGIGDLAQCIPLKVNDVEGLCQFAKKQAIDLTIVGPELPLMAGIVNRFQAEGLLVFGPREEAAIIEGSKAFAKELMQKYQIPTARYATFTKLADALTYIEDHPLPLVIKADGLAAGKGVVICQTREEGAVTLQEMLEEERFGNAGKQVVIEEFLDGEEFSLMSFVHGEQVVPMPLAQDHKRIFDGDEGPNTGGMGAYSPVPHIPQAVYDRAVEQIVKPAAQALVTEGRPFTGVLYAGCIWTADGPKVIEFNARFGDPETQVILPRLASDFVQVALATAKGELSSMEITWKEEAALCVVIASQGYPGSYPTGVPIQGLSEAAEQEDVLVFHAGTALDPATGETLTAGGRVLGVTALGSGMKAAQDRAYEGLKPIQFKGMQYRKDIGWRAIR; encoded by the coding sequence CTGAAAGTTTTAATTGTAGGTAGTGGTGGTCGCGAGCATACACTCGCTTGGGCCTGTAAGCAGAGCCCACTGGTTGAGGAACTCTTTGTAGCACCAGGCAATGCTGGGATCGGTGATCTGGCACAATGCATCCCATTGAAGGTGAATGATGTGGAGGGATTATGCCAATTTGCCAAGAAGCAAGCCATTGACCTGACCATCGTGGGGCCTGAGCTGCCATTGATGGCTGGAATCGTCAATCGTTTTCAAGCAGAAGGATTATTGGTATTCGGTCCACGGGAGGAAGCAGCCATTATCGAAGGTAGTAAGGCATTTGCAAAAGAGCTCATGCAGAAGTATCAGATTCCAACAGCACGCTATGCCACATTTACCAAGCTAGCTGATGCCCTCACCTATATTGAGGATCATCCCCTTCCCCTCGTGATTAAAGCAGATGGTCTAGCAGCTGGTAAGGGTGTTGTCATCTGCCAAACACGGGAAGAAGGCGCTGTTACCCTGCAAGAGATGCTGGAAGAGGAACGCTTCGGTAATGCAGGTAAGCAGGTGGTCATTGAAGAATTCCTTGATGGAGAGGAATTTAGTCTCATGTCCTTCGTCCATGGTGAGCAGGTTGTCCCCATGCCCCTTGCCCAAGATCATAAACGGATCTTCGATGGGGATGAGGGACCTAATACCGGAGGGATGGGAGCCTATTCTCCAGTTCCTCATATTCCGCAAGCTGTTTATGATCGTGCAGTGGAGCAGATTGTGAAGCCAGCAGCCCAAGCCCTTGTAACCGAAGGCCGTCCCTTCACTGGGGTACTATATGCAGGCTGTATCTGGACTGCAGATGGGCCGAAGGTGATTGAATTTAATGCCCGTTTTGGCGATCCAGAGACGCAAGTGATTCTACCACGTTTGGCTAGTGATTTTGTCCAGGTTGCTCTCGCCACAGCGAAGGGTGAGCTCTCGAGCATGGAGATTACTTGGAAGGAAGAGGCAGCCCTTTGTGTGGTTATTGCCTCCCAAGGTTATCCAGGCTCCTATCCTACAGGTGTTCCCATTCAGGGTCTATCCGAGGCAGCGGAGCAAGAGGATGTGCTGGTCTTCCATGCGGGAACAGCGCTGGACCCAGCCACTGGGGAGACACTGACCGCTGGTGGACGTGTCTTAGGTGTAACCGCATTGGGTTCAGGAATGAAGGCTGCCCAGGATCGAGCCTATGAAGGATTAAAACCGATCCAATTCAAGGGGATGCAGTATCGAAAGGATATTGGTTGGCGGGCCATTCGTTAG
- the purL gene encoding phosphoribosylformylglycinamidine synthase subunit PurL, with translation MGTFEPTPEQIAAQRLYAEMGLSDEEYQRITERIGRQPNYTEVGLYSVMWSEHCSYKHSKKQLRKFPTKAAQVLQGPGEGAGIVDIGDQQAVVFKIESHNHPSAVEPYEASATGVGGILRDVFSMGARPIASLNSLRFGELDTPRVKELFSEVIRGIAAYGNHVGVPTVGGEVYFDESYEGNPLVNAMVVGLLNHDQIKRGVLEGVGNPVIYLGATTGRDGIHGATFASGELSEEDEKQSSSVAIGDAEMGRRVMEATLELIQRGVVLGVQDMGAAGLTSSSAEMAAKSGLGVELNLDHVPQREVNMSPYEMMLSESQERMLLVVAKENLVTVQEIAEKWGVHAPVIGTVIQEQQYRLFYQGELVADLPVASLTDEAPVYEPPVEEPAYLKELQQEDPAPFAEPESYAEALLQLLQQPSVASKEWAYQQFDCEAQGNTVVAPGSDAAVVRIGDSKKAIAITTDGNGRYVYLDPEVGGKIVIAEAARNLVASGAQPLGATDGLNYGSPEKPENYWQFQHSIDGMAEACNTLAVPIISGNVSLYNEANGKAIYPTPIIGMVGLIPDLDQVVTQGWKTEGDLVYLVGATLPEVGGSEYQKLRLGRITGRPPYIDLQVEQATQQAILTAIRKGLVQSAHDLAEGGIAVALAEACISGEQGVEVALASDLRPDLFLFSESQSRFLLSINPADREAFEGLLAEAKLPFAQIGQVRGDGAFILKYGDHALIETDVEKLSAAWKGAIPCLMN, from the coding sequence ATGGGAACGTTTGAACCAACACCAGAGCAAATTGCAGCGCAACGTCTTTATGCAGAGATGGGCTTAAGTGATGAAGAGTATCAACGGATAACAGAACGTATTGGTCGCCAACCAAATTATACAGAGGTGGGCTTATACAGTGTGATGTGGTCTGAACATTGTAGCTATAAGCATTCGAAAAAGCAGTTGCGTAAGTTTCCTACCAAGGCTGCGCAAGTTCTTCAAGGACCTGGAGAAGGTGCTGGGATCGTCGATATTGGTGATCAACAAGCCGTTGTCTTCAAAATCGAAAGCCATAATCACCCATCCGCAGTAGAGCCTTATGAAGCATCAGCCACTGGTGTTGGTGGGATTCTCCGCGATGTCTTTTCCATGGGAGCACGTCCCATTGCATCCTTAAACTCATTACGTTTTGGCGAATTGGATACACCCCGGGTTAAAGAATTATTTAGCGAAGTAATTCGCGGGATCGCTGCATACGGGAATCATGTAGGTGTACCTACCGTCGGTGGAGAGGTTTACTTCGATGAATCCTATGAAGGGAACCCCTTGGTTAACGCCATGGTGGTAGGCTTACTCAACCATGATCAAATTAAGCGTGGCGTCCTTGAGGGTGTAGGGAACCCTGTTATCTACCTTGGGGCAACCACAGGTCGTGATGGGATTCACGGTGCCACCTTTGCTTCCGGTGAGCTAAGTGAGGAAGATGAGAAGCAATCCTCCTCTGTTGCTATCGGTGATGCCGAGATGGGAAGACGGGTAATGGAAGCCACCCTTGAATTAATTCAACGTGGCGTGGTTCTCGGTGTTCAAGATATGGGTGCAGCTGGCTTAACCTCTAGCAGTGCAGAGATGGCTGCGAAATCTGGCTTGGGTGTGGAATTAAACCTCGACCATGTACCACAACGGGAAGTCAATATGAGCCCCTACGAGATGATGCTTTCCGAGTCCCAAGAACGGATGTTACTCGTGGTTGCCAAGGAGAACTTGGTCACGGTTCAAGAAATCGCTGAAAAATGGGGCGTTCATGCACCAGTGATTGGTACCGTCATTCAAGAGCAACAATACCGTCTTTTCTACCAAGGTGAATTAGTCGCTGACTTACCCGTGGCAAGTCTCACCGACGAAGCACCTGTCTATGAACCTCCTGTAGAAGAACCTGCTTATCTAAAGGAATTACAACAAGAGGATCCAGCTCCTTTTGCGGAGCCTGAATCCTACGCTGAAGCCTTGCTTCAATTATTGCAACAGCCTAGTGTGGCTAGTAAAGAATGGGCTTATCAGCAGTTCGACTGTGAAGCTCAAGGCAATACAGTCGTAGCTCCGGGCTCAGATGCAGCCGTGGTACGCATCGGTGATAGTAAGAAGGCCATCGCCATCACCACCGATGGAAATGGTCGCTATGTATACCTTGATCCAGAGGTAGGAGGAAAGATTGTGATTGCTGAAGCAGCCCGTAATCTTGTGGCTTCAGGCGCTCAACCTCTCGGTGCAACGGATGGTCTCAATTATGGAAGCCCTGAAAAACCAGAGAACTACTGGCAATTTCAGCATTCCATCGATGGGATGGCGGAAGCATGTAATACCCTCGCAGTTCCGATTATCAGCGGGAATGTTTCACTCTATAATGAAGCCAATGGGAAAGCCATCTATCCTACACCAATCATTGGGATGGTGGGATTAATCCCTGATTTGGATCAAGTGGTGACACAGGGTTGGAAGACGGAGGGAGATTTGGTTTACCTCGTGGGAGCTACCCTACCAGAAGTGGGCGGTAGTGAGTATCAAAAACTACGCTTAGGACGGATTACAGGTCGTCCTCCCTATATCGATCTTCAAGTGGAGCAAGCTACACAGCAAGCCATTCTTACAGCTATTCGCAAGGGCTTGGTGCAATCTGCTCATGACCTCGCAGAGGGCGGTATCGCTGTTGCATTAGCAGAGGCTTGTATCAGTGGTGAACAAGGGGTAGAAGTGGCATTGGCAAGTGATCTACGCCCTGATCTCTTCCTCTTTAGTGAAAGTCAATCACGCTTCCTTCTCAGCATCAATCCTGCAGATCGTGAAGCGTTCGAGGGCTTGCTTGCAGAAGCGAAGTTGCCATTTGCTCAGATCGGACAAGTTCGTGGAGATGGTGCATTTATCCTGAAATATGGAGACCATGCTCTTATCGAGACGGATGTTGAGAAGCTAAGTGCTGCATGGAAAGGGGCTATCCCATGCTTGATGAATTAA
- the purF gene encoding amidophosphoribosyltransferase has product MLDELMGDSLHEECGVFGVYHHEQATKLTYYGIHSLQHRGQESAGIAVSDGKDVRYHRGMGLVTEAFSDHQLDDLPGETAIGHVRYTTAGGSQFQNAQPLVFRYHQGTICLAHNGNITNANQLRQRLEGEGSIFQTTSDTEVVAHLIARSQAKSLEDAVEEALRQVEGAFALLILTKEKLIAALDSHGLRPLSIGRLNGSWVVASETCAFEVIGATYEREVEPGEMVIWDGSGMQSRQFHSEPERRLCTFEYIYFARPDSDLNQANVHLVRKRLGQRLYEEAPVEADVVTGVPDSSISAAIGYAERSGIPYELGLIKNRYVGRTFIQPSQELRARGVRMKLSAVRQVVEGKRVVMIDDSIVRGTTSGRIVRLLREAGAKEVHVRISSPPVAYPCFYGIDTSTREELIAARLSVEEIRQFIGADSLTFLSEEGMLDVIRSVSPAGNGGHCLACFNGDYPTDLGAAPRHPYDEV; this is encoded by the coding sequence ATGCTTGATGAATTAATGGGAGACTCATTGCACGAAGAGTGTGGTGTCTTCGGTGTCTATCATCACGAGCAGGCTACCAAGCTAACCTATTATGGGATCCATTCCTTACAGCATCGCGGCCAAGAGAGTGCAGGAATCGCCGTCAGCGATGGAAAGGATGTTCGCTATCATCGCGGGATGGGTCTGGTAACAGAAGCCTTCTCTGATCATCAATTAGATGATTTACCAGGAGAAACAGCGATTGGCCATGTTCGCTATACCACGGCAGGCGGGAGTCAGTTTCAGAATGCCCAGCCTTTAGTGTTTCGCTATCATCAGGGAACAATCTGCCTAGCCCATAACGGAAATATCACGAATGCCAATCAGTTGCGGCAACGCTTAGAAGGAGAAGGATCCATCTTTCAAACCACTAGCGATACGGAGGTGGTCGCTCACCTCATCGCCCGATCACAAGCTAAGAGCTTAGAGGATGCTGTGGAAGAGGCACTTCGTCAGGTGGAGGGGGCATTTGCCCTCCTCATCTTGACGAAGGAGAAGCTGATCGCTGCCTTGGACTCCCATGGATTACGGCCTCTTTCAATCGGACGTTTGAATGGCAGCTGGGTAGTGGCCTCTGAAACCTGCGCCTTTGAGGTGATTGGAGCCACCTATGAGCGCGAGGTTGAGCCAGGCGAGATGGTGATTTGGGATGGTAGCGGCATGCAATCTCGTCAATTTCATTCGGAGCCTGAGCGTCGTCTCTGTACATTTGAGTATATCTATTTTGCCCGTCCAGACAGTGATCTGAATCAGGCTAATGTTCATCTTGTCCGGAAACGCTTAGGTCAGCGGCTTTATGAAGAAGCACCGGTGGAAGCAGATGTGGTCACAGGGGTACCTGATTCCAGTATTTCTGCTGCCATCGGCTATGCAGAGCGCTCCGGAATTCCCTATGAATTGGGACTGATTAAGAATCGCTATGTAGGTCGAACCTTTATTCAGCCCAGTCAAGAATTGCGCGCTCGCGGTGTGCGGATGAAATTAAGCGCAGTTCGTCAGGTGGTGGAAGGAAAACGGGTGGTCATGATCGATGATTCCATCGTTCGCGGAACCACTAGCGGGCGGATCGTTCGGCTTTTACGGGAGGCAGGTGCCAAGGAAGTGCATGTACGAATTAGCTCGCCACCGGTAGCCTATCCTTGCTTTTATGGGATCGATACATCCACACGGGAGGAATTGATTGCTGCTCGTCTAAGCGTAGAAGAGATTCGGCAATTTATTGGAGCCGATTCCCTCACGTTCCTATCGGAAGAAGGAATGCTAGATGTGATTCGCAGTGTCTCACCAGCAGGAAACGGTGGTCATTGCTTAGCCTGTTTCAATGGAGATTATCCGACTGATTTGGGTGCTGCACCAAGGCATCCCTATGATGAGGTATAG